In one window of Desulforhabdus amnigena DNA:
- a CDS encoding branched-chain amino acid ABC transporter permease, with product MGLYLWEHSFFMFWYLVPQFFVSGVTTGSIYALIALGYCLIQNATGLVNFAQGDFVMLGAMMMVSLYHVAHLPMPLAFLISVAAVGVIGVALEQGPIRHSRNRDILTLVMITVGASISFRGAGMMIWGKNAHIFPSLGGENPILFMNAAIMPQTLWILGISLVVLSLLYLFFHRTLLGKAVRAAADNPYGALLLGISVRRLVAFAFALAGSLGALAGILVTPITSMSYDAGLMLGLKGFAAAILGGYGSTVGAVVGGLLLGILESFGAGLISSAYKDAIAFLILLAILFVKPAGLFGSARVKRL from the coding sequence ATGGGTTTATATCTTTGGGAGCATTCATTCTTCATGTTCTGGTACCTGGTTCCGCAATTCTTCGTTTCGGGCGTCACCACGGGAAGCATTTACGCTTTGATCGCCCTCGGATACTGCCTGATTCAGAATGCGACGGGGCTGGTGAACTTCGCGCAGGGGGATTTCGTCATGCTCGGAGCCATGATGATGGTTTCCCTCTATCATGTGGCACACCTGCCCATGCCTCTGGCTTTTCTTATTTCCGTCGCTGCGGTGGGTGTAATCGGCGTTGCACTGGAACAGGGTCCCATCCGTCATTCCAGGAATCGCGATATCCTGACTCTCGTCATGATCACGGTGGGCGCATCCATTTCCTTTCGGGGAGCCGGTATGATGATCTGGGGAAAAAACGCTCACATTTTTCCCTCACTGGGGGGAGAAAACCCGATTCTTTTCATGAACGCGGCCATCATGCCCCAGACTCTGTGGATTCTTGGAATTTCCCTCGTCGTGCTGAGCCTCCTGTATCTTTTTTTTCATCGCACTCTTCTGGGAAAAGCCGTGCGGGCCGCAGCCGACAACCCCTATGGAGCGCTGCTCCTCGGGATTTCCGTGCGCAGACTGGTTGCTTTCGCATTCGCCCTGGCCGGTTCATTGGGGGCTCTGGCGGGGATTCTGGTCACCCCTATCACCAGCATGAGCTACGATGCCGGTCTGATGCTCGGACTTAAGGGTTTTGCGGCAGCCATTCTCGGAGGATATGGAAGCACCGTCGGCGCTGTCGTGGGGGGGCTTTTGCTGGGCATTCTGGAGTCCTTCGGAGCGGGCCTCATTTCCTCAGCCTACAAGGATGCCATCGCTTTCCTCATCCTTCTGGCGATTCTCTTTGTGAAACCGGCCGGGCTTTTTGGAAGTGCCCGAGTGAAGAGGCTTTGA
- a CDS encoding 2-oxoacid:acceptor oxidoreductase family protein gives MNEVKMQQIIVSGVGGQGVLFITKLLAETALQLGYSVLISETHGMAQRGGNVISHLKISGQASGKGITSPLIRPGKADILLALHPDAVRAHSFYLKRYGTTISNVPQPEEKHSLNASRIAEDLGSPISANLVLLGFAVGTGTLFCQPEQIEKTLQKLGGKRLEQSLKAFQAGAREAQKI, from the coding sequence ATGAACGAGGTAAAAATGCAGCAAATCATCGTAAGCGGTGTCGGAGGTCAGGGCGTCCTTTTTATCACCAAACTCCTTGCAGAGACCGCTCTGCAACTGGGTTATTCCGTACTCATTTCAGAAACCCATGGGATGGCTCAGCGAGGAGGAAACGTCATCAGCCATCTCAAGATTTCAGGCCAGGCCTCCGGAAAAGGAATCACCAGCCCGTTGATCCGGCCCGGAAAAGCGGACATTCTCCTGGCGCTGCACCCAGACGCGGTGCGAGCTCACAGTTTCTACCTCAAGCGTTACGGCACGACCATTTCCAATGTGCCTCAGCCGGAAGAAAAACACTCGTTGAACGCCTCCCGGATCGCCGAAGATCTTGGCTCCCCTATTTCGGCAAATCTGGTGCTCCTCGGCTTCGCCGTGGGGACGGGCACTCTCTTCTGTCAGCCGGAACAGATTGAAAAGACGCTCCAAAAATTGGGTGGTAAACGGCTTGAACAGTCCCTCAAGGCATTCCAGGCCGGAGCGAGGGAAGCTCAAAAGATCTGA
- the iorA gene encoding indolepyruvate ferredoxin oxidoreductase subunit alpha: MTARKILLGNEAIAVGLAESACTMATSYPGTPASEVLSTLVQLKKAENLQLHLEWSINEKVAFEVALANSFAGRRSVAIMKQVGLNVAADPLMSAAYTGVKGGFVLVVADDPGPHSSQTEQDSRFLAMMAKVPVLDPSSPAEARDMLPQAFSLSEQYEIPVMFRPTTRVCHARQDMELRPFPTGDPPPQFEKNPTRWAATPKFRLILHGQLNEKLSNISREPSLAPKFLNEIALATAEKPRICIVASGVVLAHAKEIMMDLGLWTKIPIYQVPMPYPLPRSFRDEILSQYDRILVLEETDPVIELQLQNREKVFGRITGTVPSAGELLPEAVEEIVRTFAHLPPAPRIEPPNFPGRRPTLCAGCPHRATFFAIKKAFPKGIYPGDIGCYTLGVNLGAVDTVLCMGASISQAAGFYHAYRTLPPEGAPAVCATIGDSTFFHAGIPALINAVVQGARFTLVILDNSTTAMTGHQPTPASGHTLDGTPVPQLSIPEIVKACGVRFVEVEDPYRLDALIDLLKKAGGYTRSEKGGVAVVVAKHPCLMDRAQSASRIRREVTVNEKCKGCGLCIKQFECPALVSQGEKEPIRIDSSLCSGCGVCVHVCPHGALTVVPKNE; encoded by the coding sequence TTGACAGCACGAAAGATCCTTCTTGGAAACGAGGCAATTGCAGTGGGTCTTGCGGAATCTGCCTGCACGATGGCAACATCCTATCCGGGCACACCCGCTTCGGAAGTTCTGAGCACCCTGGTTCAGCTGAAAAAAGCAGAAAATTTGCAGCTTCACCTGGAATGGTCCATCAACGAAAAAGTGGCTTTCGAAGTGGCATTGGCCAATAGTTTTGCGGGGCGGCGTTCGGTGGCCATCATGAAACAGGTGGGGCTCAACGTGGCTGCGGACCCTCTCATGAGCGCGGCTTACACGGGAGTCAAAGGCGGCTTCGTGCTCGTAGTGGCCGACGACCCGGGTCCCCACAGTTCCCAGACCGAGCAGGACAGCCGATTCCTGGCCATGATGGCCAAAGTTCCCGTGTTGGATCCCTCCTCGCCCGCGGAAGCCCGGGACATGTTGCCACAGGCGTTTTCCCTGTCGGAGCAATATGAAATTCCTGTGATGTTCCGGCCCACCACCCGAGTGTGCCACGCACGGCAGGACATGGAGTTGCGTCCCTTCCCCACGGGAGACCCCCCCCCCCAGTTCGAGAAGAATCCCACTCGATGGGCGGCCACTCCAAAATTCCGGCTCATTTTGCACGGGCAGTTGAATGAAAAACTGTCCAACATCTCCAGGGAACCTTCCCTGGCTCCAAAGTTTCTCAACGAAATCGCGCTTGCTACCGCTGAGAAGCCCCGCATCTGCATTGTGGCTTCAGGAGTGGTCCTCGCACATGCAAAAGAAATCATGATGGATCTTGGACTTTGGACCAAAATCCCCATCTACCAGGTTCCCATGCCCTACCCCCTCCCGCGGTCATTCAGGGATGAAATCCTTTCACAGTATGACAGAATCCTGGTCCTGGAAGAGACAGACCCCGTGATCGAACTACAGCTCCAAAACCGGGAAAAAGTCTTCGGTCGCATCACGGGCACCGTTCCTTCCGCCGGTGAACTGCTCCCGGAAGCGGTGGAAGAGATCGTGCGCACCTTTGCTCATTTGCCTCCGGCTCCCCGCATCGAACCCCCAAATTTTCCCGGAAGACGCCCCACACTTTGTGCCGGATGTCCTCACCGGGCCACTTTTTTTGCCATCAAAAAGGCATTTCCCAAAGGAATTTACCCTGGAGACATCGGGTGCTACACCTTGGGAGTAAACCTGGGAGCGGTGGACACGGTACTCTGCATGGGAGCATCCATAAGCCAGGCTGCAGGTTTTTATCATGCATACCGGACTCTTCCACCTGAAGGAGCCCCCGCCGTTTGCGCCACCATAGGAGATTCCACCTTTTTTCATGCGGGTATTCCCGCCCTCATCAATGCGGTAGTGCAGGGGGCCCGGTTCACTCTGGTCATTCTGGACAACAGCACGACAGCCATGACGGGACATCAGCCCACTCCGGCGTCGGGACATACCCTCGATGGAACCCCGGTGCCCCAGCTTTCCATTCCTGAAATCGTGAAGGCATGCGGCGTGCGTTTTGTGGAGGTGGAAGACCCGTACCGACTGGATGCACTCATCGATTTGCTGAAAAAGGCAGGGGGGTACACACGGTCAGAAAAGGGAGGAGTCGCCGTTGTGGTAGCTAAGCATCCCTGTCTCATGGACCGTGCGCAGAGCGCAAGTCGGATCCGCCGGGAAGTCACCGTCAATGAGAAATGCAAGGGGTGCGGCCTCTGCATCAAACAGTTCGAATGTCCTGCTCTGGTATCTCAGGGAGAAAAGGAACCTATCCGCATTGACAGTTCCCTTTGTTCAGGATGTGGAGTTTGTGTGCACGTCTGTCCACACGGGGCTCTGACCGTGGTCCCAAAGAACGAGTGA